DNA sequence from the Pseudanabaena sp. BC1403 genome:
AGCACCAAGGAATACCTGCTTCTCTCTCCATTGAAGGCTTACCAGATTTTCGTAAACCTGCCAAATTTGACGGAACAGGTAAAGATCTACTTTGGTAAGTGGTCTGTTACTCTTCAGAAATACCAAGCGATCGCAACTTTGCCATTAACAATTCCACCTGTTTCTGTGCCTCATCAGCCCGTTGTCTTTCGATATTAGCCATTTGACGCTCTATCTCAGCCTGTTCCTCAGGGGTAAGATAGCGATCGCATTTTTGATCAAACCAGCTTAAAACTTCACGCCCGAAGCGATCGCTTGGCAAGACACAACGTCCAATCCCTAAACCGATCTCTGGCATCCATAGAGGCTCACCAATTTGTAATTGGTAATCGTCATCAACTAATTGATAAACCTCAAAGGGCAAATGTCCATCGCGCCGCCAGAACTGAGGATTGTAAATTACATAATATTTGATACCTAATTTGCGATAAATCTCTAATTTCTTTCCATATTCATCGCCATAAGTATGGGATACCACTTCTAAGGTCAAAATCGGTGAGATAAATTCTTCTTCCCACATCACATAGCTGCTACGGGAACCACCATTTTTGCGCCTTTCCACTCCCAAGCTCAAAAATCCATCAGGAATTACAGGAACTCTAGGACTTACGCCAGTGGTGTGATAGATCCCCATATCGACACCAAAGTACCAATCATCGCGAGTTTTCCAAATATATTCCAACAAAAATAATAGTAAATTCGGTACAAAATTCTGATCTTCGTTATCCACAGGCGTATCATCGGAATCAGGTAATTCGTCGCTGGTGGGTAGATATTGGCGATCTATTTGTAGCATCAGCTAATCCCAGAAGTATCCTAGCTATTCGGATTGTACTATACAAGATAAGAGTGGTGGCGCTTCGCGCCACCACTCTTATCTTGGTTTTGATAGGGTTGCTATACTATTGTATTGCGTTGTGAAAAGAGACTAAGTAAATACATGGCAGCGATAGGCATCATGACCGCACAGGTGCGTCCCGAACGTGAGATCGGACAAATCCATGTTTATGACGGAACAGGCAAAGGCAAATCACAGGCAGCATTGGGCGTAGTGTTGCGATCGCTAGGACTAGGAATGTCCGACACATCACCCTTTGGTACAAGAATTTTGTTATTGCGATTTCTCAAGGGTGCTGAGCGTGAATATGCCGAAGATGCCGCGATTTCAGCATTGCAACAAGGATTTCCCCACTTGATCGACCATGTGCGCACTGGTCGCGCCGAATTTTTTGATGCCGAGCATGTTACTCCCTTCGATCGCCAAGAAGCCGAACGTGGTTGGGCGATCGCAAAAGGCGCAATGGCTTCGGGACTTTATTCGGTAGTGGTTTTAGATGAGATTAATCCCGTACTGGATTTAGGCTTAATTCCCGTCGATCGCATTGTCAAAGATTTAAAAAATAAGCCCCCGCATCTCGAAGTCATCTGTACAGGTCGCGGCGCACCCCAATCTCTGATCGACATTGCGGATCTCCATTCTGAGATGCGATCGCATGATGATGCCCATGCTGAGAAATATGGTGTGACAGGAATTGAGATTTATACGGGTGCGGGTAAGGGCAAAAGCACATCGGCATTAGGGCGATCGCTGAAGGCGATCGGTACAGGCATTAGTCGCGATTTATCGCACCGCGTTTTGATTATGCAATGGCTCAAAGGTGGTGCTGGCTATACCGAAGACGCAGCGATTGCCGCACTCAAACGTGGCTATCCCCATGTGATCGATCATCAGCGCTGTGGACGTGATGCGATCGTCTGGCGTGGTCAACAACAGGAAATGGACTGCATCGAAGCTCAACGCGGCTGGGAAATTGCTCAAGCAGCGATCGCCTCAGGGCTTTACAAAACGATCATTCTTGACGAATTGAATCCCACCGTTGATCTTGATTTGCTACCCGTAGAACCAATCTGCCAAGCCTTACTAAAAAAATCCCGCGACACAGAAGTAATCATCACGGGTAGATGTTTCAATCAACCTGCTTATTTCGACCTTGCCTCTGTTCATTCAGAAATGGTCTGCCACAAACATTATGCTGAAAAAGGCGTAGACCTCAAACGTGGCGTAGATTTTTAAGCAAAAGAGAGTGGCGGCGCTTCGCACCGCCACTCTCTTTTTTGGGTGATAACAGGGTTGACGAGGATCGAACTCATGACCTATCGCTTAGGAGGCGATCGCTCTATCCAACTGAGCTACAACCCCAATACAAAAATGTAATTTTAATTAGTAGTTTTAACTAGGTATTACACTGCTAGTCCAGACATTATAGCAATTGCCATTCAAAAAAATAACAAAAACCCTAGAAGTCTGTCGGATAAACATCATTTCTTGCTAAACAGATTTGCTGTAGGGTGTGTTAGCGTCAGCGTAACGCACCAACTGCGGTTATTGGGTGCGTTACGCTATCGCTAACACACCCTAAGAGAGCGATTTGGGTTTTCCCCAACAGGCTTCTAGAAATTATTCTCGGCTAGTAATCGATAGACCTTCAACGATCATCGCCGAGCCAAATAGCGAGCCATGCCAATGCCGATCACTACCTACCGCAACAACATGATTGAGAGCAGTATAGACATTTCCAGATAGCATCGTGTCCTTGACCCGTCCAATAATTTTGCCATTTTTAACACGATATCCAAGATCGACATTAATCGAAAAATCTCCTGACACATCCGTATCATCACCTAATACTTGATCGACGATTAAGCCATTTTTTAAAGTTGCCGCCAATTCCAAAATATCGCCTTGGATGGTTTGACTGGCAGCGATCGCTAAATTCAATAGACTAGGACTAGGATAGTTGCCCAAATCTCCGCGAAAGCCATTACCTGTGGCAGCAATTCCCAAGTCCTTACAAGTACGCATATCGCCGTAAAAACCTTGCAAAACACCATGTTCAATCCAAGTAGTTTCCCTCGTGGGTGTACCTTCATCGTCAAAGGGTGAACTGTAAGCCCCAAAATCTGGGTGTTGGGTAACGGTAAAAATATCAGAAATTACGGTTTGTCCAACTTTATCTAGCCAAGGTGTCGTTTTTTGCTGAACCTGCCTCCCACTCATAGCGATCGCTACTACACCCCATAACAAATCTGCCGCCTTGCCCGTAAAGATCACAGGCGATTTTCCTGATGGTGCAGGTGCATTTTTCTTCGCCCAATCGAGATATTGCAATACCTTTTTAGCGATCGCTTCAGGCGATAAATTATCACGCTCAGATTGACCATACCAAACATTGAGAAAGTCGTCCCCTCGCGTTAACTCTGCACTCAGAGAGCCATCCACCGTAATATCCGTATAGCCACAGTCCAAACCTTTACTATTAAGGATTCGCACCGTTTCGCTTCCACAATCCCAATCTGCGCCACATACTGCTTCAGGATAATGTTCAAGAACCTCCGCGATCGCCTGCTGTCCCCAATCAATCATCTTCTCAACACTGACTTCCTGTCCATAAAGTTTTGGATAGTTATCAACCGTTGAGGCTCTTAATAAAATCTCTTCAGGTTCATTCAAGGCACTCAAGGCGATCGCTTGTTGTACCAAGTTTTCTGGCTCTACTGCACCATAAGCGATCGCTAAGCCCACCCTGCCGTCTTTCCAAATCCGTAACCCAACACCCTCTGAGTCAATACTCTCTAGCTGCTTCAGTCGATTTGCCTCAAAAAATACTGGGCGTGAAACTGAGCTTGATGAATACACTTCAGCGGCTTCAGTTCCAGATTTGAGTGCAAGTTCTAATAATTGTTCGGGGTTAATTGTCATGGCGATCGCTAGCTTATAAAAGAAAGCGCAAAGCGCTTTCTTTTATAAGCTTAGCAGGACAGCTATTCGACACCTTCATATCGCCATGCAACAGGATCGATCGCTTCACCATTCACATACAGCCCCCAATGCAAGTGTGGCCCAGTGACTGCACCCGTCGCACCGACTGCGCCAATTACTTGTCCAGCCTTCACAAAATCGCCTTCTTTTACATAGATTTTGCTGAGATGTAAAAAGATACTTGCTACACCCTGACCGTGATCCAACCCAATTGTATTGCCATGGAGAAGAAAACCCTGCGATACATTACCCACTAAGCGAATATAACCCGCAGCTGGCGCAACCACAGGCGAACCAGTCCCTCCAGCATAGTCAACACCCCGATGGTAATAGTCATTAGCAAACTCGCCATTGTAATAGCGCTGCACTCCAAAACCTGTCGTAATCTCACCATCATTGGGTCTTAAAAAAGCGCCATTCCAAAATTTCTGAGGAGTAACTAATTTTTTAAAAGCCGAAACCTTATCCCATTCATAATCTGTCGGTTCCGACCCACTACCCGAATCATTAATCCAAATACTTTGCGTAGGAAATTGGCGATTACCTAATTGCATCGGCAAAGTTTGCTGTAAACCATCAGCCGTCACCACTACTTGTCTTAGTCCAGCCTTATCAAGCGGAGTCGTGGGAATAAATGCTCGCCAACGATTTGGAGACATCGCGAACGCAGGAAACTGCTTATTATTCATCGATACAGTTGGTGGTGCTGCCGAGGATTTATCAGTCGCGATCCAAACTGATACGGTATCACCAAGTTTTGGAGTATTAGGTCTGAGCATTGCTTGCAATGCATCGGCACGCGATACACCAAAGATTATGGCTGCGATCGCCGACAGCAAACTCAGACCAATTAGTAATGGTAATTTGAGAGAGAATTTGAATGGATTGGCAACCATAAAAGCAACTTGGGGTAAAGAGATTCAAGAAGCGTTGTGCAAAGCACGACGCTTCTTATTTTTTAAGGAATCAGAGGAATCGTGGCGCTACGAGTAAACTGCTCATATGCTGACTCTAAATTAACTGAATATAAACCTTTAAATTTGTAGTCTTTGTAAGCATCAGGGACTCTGGCAAATTTCTCTAGTACTTGCTCCTTGGTTAAAATCTGAGCTTTCCACTCCAAAGCCGTACGTTCTAACCAACTAAAATAAGCTTGTTGTGATTGCAAGCCTGTTACATCGGTAACATCTCCATGTCCTGGGACAACTTGAGCCGTGGGATAAGTAGCAATCAAGCGGTACAGACTTCCTTGCCATTGACGAATATCACTATCTCCAGTGTAAGGAATACGCTTGTTAAATACCATATCTCCCGTAAATAAAACCTTGGCATCAGGGACATAGGCAACCAAATCGGTTCCTGCCGAATGACCATCTACACGCTCAATGCGCACTTGGCGATCGCCTAACCAAAGATCAGTTTGACTATTAATAATTACCGTCGGCGGCGTAACACTACCAGTATTATTTTTGCCGCTTTGAATATATTCACGAATTACGCCGCGCCCAAGTACAGGGATTTCACGTTTGACAAAAACTGAATTCCCACCTGTGTGATCAAGGTGATAATGCGTATTCAAAACATACTTGATCGGCTTATCTGTCAAAGACTTTACTGTGGAGATCATCAGTTCTGCTAGTTCAGGGGTTTGGAATGGATCAATTACCAATACTCCATCACTACCAATCACAATGCCACCGTTGCAAATTGCCACCGCAGGACTTGCAGGTGGGAAATCAGTGCTGGCAACTAGGGCATAAATTCCTTGAGCAAGCTCTTGTAGTTGTAAGCCAGCATTTTGCAAGCTTACAGTTTTAATACTTGTCTCCGCAGATGGGTTTTGAGCCTGAATTTGTGGCTGATTTTGAGCATCAGCAGGGCTCCAACCATGTCCGATCACTATCGACATTACTGTAGCGATCGCCGCTAACAAGAATGCCAAAAGGTATTTAATCTTTAGCTTTTTCAGCATCTTAATTCCTTAGAGCTAGATTTTGAAGCTCCTACACTTCAAACCCAGTGTAAACCAAATCAAAACCTAAAAAGGAGATAGGACGCAAAGCGTCCCATCTCCTCAAAGCCCAAAAAGGATTGTGGCGCTTCGCGCCACAATCCTTTTTGGGCTTTATATATCTTGAACTATCAATGTTGAACTTTAGAGTTTAACTTCGATGTCCACGCCAGCAGCTAGATCCAGCTTCATGAGTGCATCGATAGTTTTTGCAGATGGTTGATAAATATCGATAATCCGACTATGAGTGCGGGTTTCAAAATGTTCGCGTGAGTCTTTATCTACGTGGGGAGATCTGAGAACACAATAGATACGACGACGAGTTGGCAGGGGGATAGGGCCAACGGCAGCCGCGTTTGTACGATTAGCAGTTTCGACGATTTTTTCGCAGGATGAGTCTAGCAGGCGATGATCGAAAGCTTTGAGACGAATCCGAATCTTTTGTTGTTGAGGTGCCACAGTTCTTAGGGATTTATTCGGGTAAATTTTTCAGCGTTTCTCATGTTAGCACTCCGACAACCTAAAATCAAACAATTAGATCAATACTCATTAATTTATGACAACTCTAAAATCGGTTTTGATGAAAGTCCGCCGTTGGCAGACTTTCATCAAAACCGATTTTTATAATCAGGATTGCTGCTGACCATACCTTTTTAGGATTGACGATTCCGATCCTGTTACAATTGCTAGATAGATACATTCACATAACTTTATCTAGAAATATGTCTTTGCTTCTTTCTGCCCCCATATTAGCTGCAATTGTCTATGCCGCGATCGCAGGCGCATATTTACTGGTGATCCCCTTACTAGTGCTGTTTTATTTCAAAGCACGTTGGTACAAAACAGGCTCATTAGAAAGAGTATTTTTATGCTTTCTCGCCTTTTTCTTCTTCCCAGGACTATTGTTACTCTCTCCATTTTTTAACTTTCGTCCTGAAGCGCGGCAAATTTAAACCTAAATTAACCTGAGTGCTTCGCACTCAGGTTAATGAAAAATATTTTTGAGATTAAAACTATGCGCCGCATTGATGCCATAGCAGTTATGGTTGCCTTTTTCGGGTTTGGTGGATTTGCATTTTGGGTGTTTCGAGCCTCTGGCTTTGATACAACTAATGCGGGTGTTTGGAGTCAAGTGGTTTTAGTAGGGGTATTAATAGCTTGGATTTCCACCTATGTATTCCGTGCTGTTACAAAAACTATGACCTACAATCAGCAGCTAGATGATTACAAAAAAGCTGTTCTGACCAAGAAGTTAGAAGAAATGTCTCCAGAAGAGCGCGAAAGTTTACTTGCAGAAGTAGATGCAGAAAATAAACTAACCCAAAGCTCAGCTCAAAAAGCAATCAAAGATGAATGAATCAGAGATCGCCTTACTATTCACTATTTCATCCTAAGCCACTTGCAAAGCGGATTAGTTCCTTTGGCTTCCCCAAAGACTTGGGCGATCGCTTTCAAATAGTGCAGAAATGGCTAAGTTTTGCTAGTGATGGCAAACCATCTAACTTACTTGCCGAAGCACAGTTTTTGCATGATATTTTTGTTGATATTTTGGGCTATAAATCTCCCTTTGAGAGCAACGGTGGGGCATGGGAATTAGAATTACATCCACATCCCGCCCTTGGATTCTTTACAGAAACCTCAGCAAATGTGATCGCCGAAATCCGAGTTAGCACTGCCGAGGAAGGGGCGATTATTAAGCCAGAACCAGAGCATGAAACCACTGAATGGCTGATTGTCCTAGATTATCGAGAAATCTGTCTTTATCATCGCCATGTATCTAGTTTGTTCTGCCAGAGATTTTCTTGGGACTCGCTAGCGGATTTAGAACAACTCAAAGCTTTTTATTTTTTATTGTCGCGACGGACTTTACTTAGAGGGATAGCTAATAGCGAAGAGCGATCGCGCACTACCCATTTACTGGAAGAGTCTCACCAGCTAGAATCCGAGATTCTCAAAAACTTTTATAGTCACTATTGTAAAATTCGTAGTCAATTAATCAAGGATTTTCGATATCGGTTGCAACTACTAGCGCATCCTGTCGAAAATGCCGAAAATCATCTCCAGATTAAGCCAGAAGATGCAATTGCGATCGCTATTTATCAAGCCCAGAAACTCTTAAACCGCATCTTGTTTGTTGCTTTTTGTGAAGATCGTCAACTATTACCTGAGAACTTAATTAAAGACGCTTACGAATTTGAGAATCCCTATATTGAGCAGCCGATTTGGGAAAACTATAAGGCTATATTTAGTTGGGTACAAAATGGCAATGCAAATTATCACACCCCCATTAATGCTTATTCATTTAGCCTATTTGCAAGCGATCGCATTTTAGATCAGGCTTTATTTGTAGGCGATGAGCTATGTCGTCAGATCAAGGAAATAGCTCGGTTTGACTTTTGTGAAGATATCACGCGCCATATTCTAACTTGTCTCTTTGATGAATCAATCAGAGAGTTATCGCAATTTCGCAAAGATTTAAGCAACCTTAGTAAACGCCGTATTCCGAAATTACCTTGTAAAGCAATTTTGCAAAGTGAGTCAGTAATTCGTTCATTGCAACAGCATTTAGCTCCATCAAAAAATCATCAAGACACCTTGGCATATTGCCAAGAATATCAAGAGCGCTTGTTGAGAATCAAAATCTTACATCCTAAATGTGGTGCTGGGGTATTGCTAGCAACAGCTTTAGAGTTTTTACTTTCCGAACACGAGCGTATCCATTACCTAATAACTAAGTTCTCTAACGATGATGAGGCAATCTCTCACAAAACACCAACAACTGTAATAACCCATATCCTGCAACATAATTTATTTGGTTGCGATGTTGCCGAAGAATCTATTGAAATGACCAGGCTCTCACTTTGTTTGCGATCGCTCGAAATTAGTCCATCTTTGCCCGACTTTGAGCATAATATTCAACTAGGTGAATTAGCCACTTGTGATTTTGGGAAAGAGTTTAAAGCTGCAAGCGATCGCGGCGAAGTGGTAATCCTGAAATAATAAACGCCCCGCAGGGGCGTTTGCTATTTACATACGACCACGTAACATTTGTGCCATTTCATTGGGCTTCGGAGAGTTCTCTACAGCAGTTTCTTCGGTAATCCGACCATCTTCGTAGAGCTTATAAAGGGATTGGTTCATGTTTACCATTCCTTCATAAGTACATTTAGGAATTAACGCCTCAATCTCATCCACTTCACCGCGCTTGATATAGTCACGTACAGCGTCAGTATTGATCATGATTTCATGAACCGCCGCCCGCTTACCATCAGTTGTGCGTACCAAAGACTGAGCAATAACTCCCACTAAAGATTCTGAAACTTGAACTCTCATGGGAGCCTGCTGTTCAGGTTCAAAGAGATTAAGAATCCGCTCAATGGTTTTTACAGCACTGTTAGTGTGCAATGTTCCAAATACTAAGTGTCCTGTTTGTGCAGCCTTCAGCGCCGTGTTGACGGTTTCTTTGTCACGCATTTCTCCAATCAGTATGATGTCGGGATCTTCGCGTAAAGCTGCCTTCAAGGCATTGTCAAACTTAAG
Encoded proteins:
- a CDS encoding Uma2 family endonuclease → MLQIDRQYLPTSDELPDSDDTPVDNEDQNFVPNLLLFLLEYIWKTRDDWYFGVDMGIYHTTGVSPRVPVIPDGFLSLGVERRKNGGSRSSYVMWEEEFISPILTLEVVSHTYGDEYGKKLEIYRKLGIKYYVIYNPQFWRRDGHLPFEVYQLVDDDYQLQIGEPLWMPEIGLGIGRCVLPSDRFGREVLSWFDQKCDRYLTPEEQAEIERQMANIERQRADEAQKQVELLMAKLRSLGISEE
- a CDS encoding cob(I)yrinic acid a,c-diamide adenosyltransferase, with the protein product MAAIGIMTAQVRPEREIGQIHVYDGTGKGKSQAALGVVLRSLGLGMSDTSPFGTRILLLRFLKGAEREYAEDAAISALQQGFPHLIDHVRTGRAEFFDAEHVTPFDRQEAERGWAIAKGAMASGLYSVVVLDEINPVLDLGLIPVDRIVKDLKNKPPHLEVICTGRGAPQSLIDIADLHSEMRSHDDAHAEKYGVTGIEIYTGAGKGKSTSALGRSLKAIGTGISRDLSHRVLIMQWLKGGAGYTEDAAIAALKRGYPHVIDHQRCGRDAIVWRGQQQEMDCIEAQRGWEIAQAAIASGLYKTIILDELNPTVDLDLLPVEPICQALLKKSRDTEVIITGRCFNQPAYFDLASVHSEMVCHKHYAEKGVDLKRGVDF
- a CDS encoding TldD/PmbA family protein, which translates into the protein MTINPEQLLELALKSGTEAAEVYSSSSVSRPVFFEANRLKQLESIDSEGVGLRIWKDGRVGLAIAYGAVEPENLVQQAIALSALNEPEEILLRASTVDNYPKLYGQEVSVEKMIDWGQQAIAEVLEHYPEAVCGADWDCGSETVRILNSKGLDCGYTDITVDGSLSAELTRGDDFLNVWYGQSERDNLSPEAIAKKVLQYLDWAKKNAPAPSGKSPVIFTGKAADLLWGVVAIAMSGRQVQQKTTPWLDKVGQTVISDIFTVTQHPDFGAYSSPFDDEGTPTRETTWIEHGVLQGFYGDMRTCKDLGIAATGNGFRGDLGNYPSPSLLNLAIAASQTIQGDILELAATLKNGLIVDQVLGDDTDVSGDFSINVDLGYRVKNGKIIGRVKDTMLSGNVYTALNHVVAVGSDRHWHGSLFGSAMIVEGLSITSRE
- a CDS encoding M23 family metallopeptidase, with the protein product MVANPFKFSLKLPLLIGLSLLSAIAAIIFGVSRADALQAMLRPNTPKLGDTVSVWIATDKSSAAPPTVSMNNKQFPAFAMSPNRWRAFIPTTPLDKAGLRQVVVTADGLQQTLPMQLGNRQFPTQSIWINDSGSGSEPTDYEWDKVSAFKKLVTPQKFWNGAFLRPNDGEITTGFGVQRYYNGEFANDYYHRGVDYAGGTGSPVVAPAAGYIRLVGNVSQGFLLHGNTIGLDHGQGVASIFLHLSKIYVKEGDFVKAGQVIGAVGATGAVTGPHLHWGLYVNGEAIDPVAWRYEGVE
- a CDS encoding MBL fold metallo-hydrolase, with protein sequence MLKKLKIKYLLAFLLAAIATVMSIVIGHGWSPADAQNQPQIQAQNPSAETSIKTVSLQNAGLQLQELAQGIYALVASTDFPPASPAVAICNGGIVIGSDGVLVIDPFQTPELAELMISTVKSLTDKPIKYVLNTHYHLDHTGGNSVFVKREIPVLGRGVIREYIQSGKNNTGSVTPPTVIINSQTDLWLGDRQVRIERVDGHSAGTDLVAYVPDAKVLFTGDMVFNKRIPYTGDSDIRQWQGSLYRLIATYPTAQVVPGHGDVTDVTGLQSQQAYFSWLERTALEWKAQILTKEQVLEKFARVPDAYKDYKFKGLYSVNLESAYEQFTRSATIPLIP
- the rpsJ gene encoding 30S ribosomal protein S10, producing the protein MAPQQQKIRIRLKAFDHRLLDSSCEKIVETANRTNAAAVGPIPLPTRRRIYCVLRSPHVDKDSREHFETRTHSRIIDIYQPSAKTIDALMKLDLAAGVDIEVKL
- the ndhL gene encoding NAD(P)H-quinone oxidoreductase subunit L, with the protein product MSLLLSAPILAAIVYAAIAGAYLLVIPLLVLFYFKARWYKTGSLERVFLCFLAFFFFPGLLLLSPFFNFRPEARQI
- a CDS encoding DUF3007 family protein, with the protein product MKNIFEIKTMRRIDAIAVMVAFFGFGGFAFWVFRASGFDTTNAGVWSQVVLVGVLIAWISTYVFRAVTKTMTYNQQLDDYKKAVLTKKLEEMSPEERESLLAEVDAENKLTQSSAQKAIKDE